The following DNA comes from Eriocheir sinensis breed Jianghai 21 chromosome 5, ASM2467909v1, whole genome shotgun sequence.
CATCATGCCCTGGTGCGGCGCCGGCGTGCTGGTGCCGGCGCTGGACATGTCGCGGAAGCCGTCGTGGCGGCCGTAGTCCCGCTGGCCGCCCGTGTTGGCGGCGGCGGGGTACTGCTCGGGCGTGGGCTGGCGCGGGTCCAGCAGGGAGAGCTGGCCCTGCTGGGGGTACAGGTGCGGGTACAGCAGGGACACGCTAGGGGACAGGTAGCCCTGGGCCGTGGTGGTGGCCGTGTAGTAGCCGCCCCCCAGGTACCCCGGGTAGCTCCCGGCCCCGCCGCCCACCGTCCCCGCCGCCGCGGCAGCAGCAGCGATCACCCCACCGCCCGCGCCGCCCGTGGACGAGGAGGCCCCGGCGAGCAGGCCGCCCACGGCAGAGggcgtggcggcggtgttggtggtggtggccggcGGCGTGTAGGGGGCGCAGGTGATGTCCTGGCGCGGGTCGCCGGGCGCGGGCTGCGGGGCGTGGCGCAGGTCGGGCGAGGAGTAGCGCGTCAGCATGTAGTCGTGGCGCGGCGGGGAGTGCGGGGCCTGCAGGGAGCCCAGACCTTCGTAGTCGCCCCCCGAGCTGGGCGAGTTCTCCACGACACCTGCAATGAGACACGCACGTCAATCACGCATCGGGGAGGCCACATAGACTCACAGGACCTGAACACAAGGACAAGGCAGGGGCGTTAGGTACAGTCTGTTCTTACCTGAGGAAAGGTGAGACGACCCCGAGTCAAGCGGCACCTGCTGGGATATGTCGCTGGTGTAGCCCAGAGTCTGTGGCGACGAGAAGCCGCTCTGCAGCGTCGACGAGTTGCCTCCAGTCAGGCCACCTGCGGAAGGacgggaagggtgaggaaagggctGGGACAGACATGGAGGCTACATAATGGGCGAGGACAGCACGGTAGGGGCCAGGGGCGGTCTCAAACAGGTGTTGGGGGCGGTGTTGTGGGCGGCAAGGGGGACAACACGGCGCTGCACCTGCCGGGATTACAGCAGCACCGCGCCACCGCTCGTCTCTACCTCGGCACACTCACGTTTGCGCGAGAAGGGAAAAAAGCAGTACGGAAATTGCGATTTTCCTTCAAAGTATAGCTTGGCGCACAGTGACAAAACCCCGAgtcagggagggaaaaggaactgATTGTGTTTTATTGCAGAATTAAGGAAGCTTGGGAAAACTTGTGTGGCTAATAATGGCCTGTCGGGGGTGACAAATGCACTAATGAGGCGAGGGAGCCACGCAGGGCCCTCGCCGCAACGCCCGCCCCTCGCCAGCCAGCCGCCTCGTCAGACCCCCGCCAGGCTCACGCACCACCCCAAGGCCTTACTCTGGCTGTGACGGCTGCCTCGACGGGaccaagttaggttaggttacggttAGGTATGGTTacattaggttacgttaggttaggttttacggtaaaggaaaaaTAACTCTAAATAGAATATGGAAGACAAAGCgacgagggggaaggagaaagaggacgagataacataaaataacatagaaatggagggacagagggatgGGTAGGGCAATAAATATcctaaaacacaaaacaaacaaacgcaggtgatagaaagaaacaaaagaaaaagattgaaagagatagatagcgagagaaaaaaaaataacagatgagagagagagagagagagagagagagagagagagagagagagagagagagagagagagagagagagagagagagagagagagagagagagagagagagagagagagagagagagagagagagagagagagagagagagagagagagagagagagagagagagagagagagataaaaaaatagatagagagagagagagagagagagagagagagagaggataagaaataaagaaataaaatacaactattatataaaaaaaatccccaTAAATCCACCCACAACAAAATCCATCTTAAGTGACCTTGAACTTTGACCCAGCATCCTGTGACACCCAAGACCACCCATACCCCCTTCCCATGACCACCCTCCCCCCTTTCAGTGTGACCCCGAGTACCCACTTGGGATATAGGATGAGTAGTGTGAGCCGCCGTAGCTTGACCAATGGGTGTCTGTGCTGCCCAGGCTCATGGACGAGGTGGCATCTGTGAAGGGAGAAAATTACATAGATTAATATAGATGCTTAGGCTTCATTGAccctactgctattactactactactactataactactattattactattactactattcttttctccttactATTATTGAGTTCCATGTAAGGAAATCAAGGGAAAAAACGATATATTGAAAGGGTGACGTTAGGCGTTCAGGGTgattaagaggagaaaaaaagaatgagttagtgaagggagaaagaagggtgagAATAAAGGAGTTCAGGGAGTGACtgtggcgagggagggaaggaaaagggagaagtaaTGATGTAGGGTGTAAGAAGGGTGAGGATAAGGGAGTTCAGGGAGTGACtatggcgagggagggaagggaaagggagagaatgagggagaggttaTGATGAAGGGAGTAAGAAGGGTGAGGTTTGGGAATTCAGGGTGACTGGAGATGAGTGAGTTGTttgttgtggtaatggtggtgtggtctggtggtggtgatggtggtgatgatggtggtgaagccTGTGGTTGTAGAgcttaatagtggtggtggtggtggtggtggtggtggttaggttgGTGGTGTGAAGATCGTTCTAAATTAAtgggtctgacacacacacacacacacacacacacacacacacacacacacacacacacacacacacacacacacacacacacacacacacacacacacacacttacgcacGCACAAACAACACAATACACATTCAATTTATATAACGAAACAAGTGAAAACAAAAGCTGAAGAATTATCGACATTAcgaaacataataataatagtaataataataataataataataataataataataataataataataataataataataataggcagagacaaggttaagaaaggaagacaaaaaagaagcaaaaggaagtagaaaaagaggaggaaaaagtaggaggaaaaagtaggagagaaaaaaaggaggaagaaaaatggaggaaaaaagatggaggaaaaaatcaTAAGCCCCAAACATTTTTCAGGTAACATTACGATcacgattactctctctctctctctctctctctctctctctctctctctctctctctctctctctctctctctctctctctctctctctctctctctctctcccatgctccttttctcctttttattctttttgttacgCGAATGAGTGCAtgagagaaggaagcaagagaaaagaggaaaataaagggaaaagagaaaaggagatgagagaaagaggcaaagaaaattagggagaaaaaagagagaagagagagacaagttggtgcggagggagaaggagaaggagaaggaggagggggagaaagaggaggaagagaaggagagaagtgagaaaaagagagaaagaaaggagaaaaaaagaacggagGAGACAATTGTGAGTAGTGAAAGACACattgaaggataggaggaggaagagaaggaagacacatAGGAacgcaaaggaagaacaaacaacagcagacctgatggaagaagagggacggagagaaacatgaggagacgaagggaaagggagaaagaaaaaaaggaaaagaaagtagaactGTGAAGAAAACTGTGtggtggaagacgaggaggaggcaatagggggacgaagaggagggaaaggtagaagagggagagggaggggaaaggtgtgaGAGGGGCGgagtggggcggggcgggagggctGGGACGCACCACGGCAATTCCACCTTGAGACAAATGACGTGGAAATTAGAGCCATTAGCCAGTGGACGGAACCTAATATATAACCCATGCAAACCTGCCGACTCCTGGGACGGCCCGGGGCGGCGGAGGGCGTGGGCGAGGGCGTGGGTGGGggcgtggggggaggaggaggaggaggaagaggtaaaggatggTTCAGAATATGCATAGAGgttagactggaggaggaggaggaggaggaggataacacaaGCACGTAACAGCAGTCAtaatcattagagagagagagagagagagagagagagagagagagagagagagagagagagagagagagagagagagagagagagagaatagcctaGGACATGTGGTTGGAACAAAAGTCCTTTCAataaaccctcctcctcttcctcctcctcctcctccccctcctcctcctcctcctcctcctccctgacatgCACGTAAAAGGGTCATCCGTCTTCATTCAATAAATCGTTCTTCCTGTCATGTACGGAAATAAAtgcatgtgtacgtgtgtgtgtacgtgtgtgcgtgtgcgtgtgagagagagagagagagagagagagagagagagagagagagagagagagagagagagagagagagagagagagagagagagagagagagagagagagagagagagagagagagagagaacaagaaagaaagaaaaaaagaaagaaaaacccagACATACAcataatatacatacaaaaaaaaaaacgaaataaaagtaaaaaaaaaaaaaaaaaaaaaaaggcagatagacagacagacgctaaaataaaaataaaaaataaataaaaagctaaaCTCCTTCTCCAACGCAAGGTTTCAATAATTTCCAGTGTTTAGCGGAAGCGAATTTTGTGGCATAAACTTAAggcttgctactactactactactattactactactactactacttcgttcAGGCGGAGGATGAATGGCAGGGTCCCGCTCCGGCTTCTTGCGTCACCTGCTTGAGAGTAATTACCCCCCTTGGCGCCCACCTGCCCAACTTGACTTCCTTCGATTATAACTCTCgctcttgttatctctctctttattatctgttttattttctctccctattaTCTCTCTTTTGGTATatgtttttcttatctctttgtcttcctcctcctcctcctcctcctccttatctacttcctcttctgttatctcctgttcttcctcgtgTGAATATTATATCCAAGTgttactccttcttttcccccttctccttttcctcctcctcctcttgctcctcctcttccttttcggtCTTCTCTTATTggtagatttttttctttttcttaacttccagcgtttcttttctcctcctctcagctctttcattttccttcttccctcaaatATATTCTAATGATAtgtatttccctccctctcctttccacccttcctacttctctccttctcttctcaggtcttcctcctcccttctctccttaaatactgttctctccttccgtctttccctcccaccttctctgttctttcttctacCTTAAAATACACTCTATAGCAATGcacttttctccccctttccctcccttacctcactccttcccttctcatccctccccccctcacctgttcTCACGTGGCCGTCAGGTGTCAGCGGGGCGTCTTGTGCACAGGTAAGCTATTTCAGCCTCGCCTCAACTTTTTGCCGCGACTCACAATTAAAGAGTCAGGCGGTGATGGTATGTGCCTCTGATTTAATAAGGATAACATACCAccgctctctctttttttctctctctctctttttcttcctctctctctcattatatttatctttctcttccggtactgtttatcatcattatcttttgtgtttgtttgtctcattCGTGTTTTGTTGATGATTTTCgtatgttgttattgttcttcttcttcttcttcttcttcttctttttcttcttctttttcctcctcttcttctttaacaTCAAGTCTATTTTTTTAAGGCTTTtaacttcctttccccttttccttatacttactactactactactactactactactactactactactactattactactactaccagtaaaaagaagggaataacgttgaaagaaagaaagagaagaaaaaaggaagggtaggaatgaacgaagaagaaaagggcgagagagagggaggaaaggaaggagagaaggaaagagaagagagaagagaggagagagagagagagagagagagggagggagagggggttggaggaaatgaagagagaagtgaaatgagtgagtgaggaaactttgggggaggagaggaagggagggagggagagagggaggggaggaaaaatgagaggaaatttGGATTGTAAATTAGAGTtaatgaagatggagagaaaagaaagagtgtaATCAGGGGAGGAAAAACACACAAACGAACGCACAGGATGGACAGGAAGAAGAcggtaaacaacacacacacacacacacacacacacacacacacacacacacaccaggaaagaagaaaaaagtaaacaaacaaacaaataaatataataaacgtTGGATATTAATAAATGtatgataaaaatgagaaaaatgtcgATAAAAAAGTTTGAATaatacgaaaaaaagaggaaaacaagtgtAAATAAAAATTGTTGAATGATAATAAGAAATGGaataattaaaaaggaaaatatgtcgATAAAAAAGTTTGAATAacacgaaaaaaaggaggaaaacgaatatATGAGAATTGatgaatgattaaaaaaaaaattggattgatagaaacggaaagaaaagtcGATATAAAAAGGTCCGAGGATGGAAATTATAAAcgagaatgagacaaaaaaaaaacgtacaataGCAAAAGTTGAAatagagtgaagaagaagaagaagcaacaaggaaacacacatgaaaaacacaaatacacaagaggaaaaaaaaaaagcctgaataacgcggaaaaaaaggaggaaaacaaatgtaAATAAGAATTgttgaaagaaaaaatggaataataaaaaatgggaagaaaaaaataaagcgaaaaaaaacaaagaaaatgtagTCATTATCTCAGTCTTTCCATTTACAAGCACATCAACACAGCGACACTCTAATTGCCCCGAGtcttatctcacacacacacacctgggagctCTTCGTACAGGTAacgtgatgggggggagggggaagaagggtgaCTGCAGGCGGCATTAAAGGGGAGGAGGActatgcagaggaggaggatagggaaaggaggggaggaggaggatagggaaggggaggtgaggaggaagggaagaggaggaggatagggaaaggaggggaggaggcggggaagcAAGGGGGGtcgttggagaaggaggaggagaggtacggagggaaggagaggtgaggaggaaaggaagaagagggggtagggaaggaaggggaaagacgaagagaaggagccaggggaggaagagaaaagagaggaagagggggcagggaagaagaggaaaagagaggagggaagaaaggaggtgaggaaagaagggggcaGATGAGAAtggggggtagggaggaaagggggtgaggggggagctGTCTACCTGTCCGGGTCTACCTTTTCCCCACCTGCGATCTCGTTATAATTAGGTTGAGGTGATTTGCATACGTGAGCTGAATAAGTACctgagctgttgttgttgttgttgttgttgttgttgttgttatcactactactactactactactactactactactactactactactactatatgatTTTGTAAGGTTAATGTtttgagataaatagatagagatagatagatagaaagagagataatgtgtttttgtgtgtgtgtgtgtgtgtgtgtgtgtgtgtgtgtgtgtgtgtgtgtgtgtgtgtgtgtgtgtgtgtgtgtgtgtgtgcgtaattagAGCTCATCAAGTCACTGTCcacttgtatttctctctctctctctcacacacacacacacacacacacacacacactttctcctcatctctatctttcctgtcttccccattcccttcccttcccttctttcccttcccttccttctcttccccatcccttcccttcccttcccttcccttcccttcctttccccatcccttctcttccttcctttcccttcccttccctttccttccgttcccttcccttcaacttcccttcccttcctttcccttatctaccCACCTTTTCCCCATCTATCTTTCCCCATCACCCTACCTTCCCTTaactaccctctcctccccttcctttcccttcccttccatccccctttccCATACCTTTTCTTACTTaaccccacccccttcccttccctttccttaccttacctaccccccTTTTCTACACCTGTCTTTccctattccccttcccttcccttcctccccctacctccctctacctttccttcccttcccttcccttacctgtctAGCTAAGCAATTAAGGTGTGTGGTGAAGCCCTGAGTGTGTGGGAGTCCAGAGCTCATCAGCATACATACAAATGAccactgtcgagagagagagagagagagagagagagagagagagagagagagagagagagagagagagagagagagagagagagagagagagagagagagagagagagagagagagagagagagagagagagagagagagagagagagagagagagagagagagagagagagagagagagagagagagagagagagagagagagagagggtattgtCACGGtgtagtctgtctgtctgactctctttctctctctaaatatCTGTCTtcctaaaaaaaagtaaaaataagtaagagtaagtaaaaaagtaagaaaataagtgaaaataagtaaaaagtaataaaaaggagACAGGAACTTGCATTTAATATCAAAACaacgacaagaagaaaaagaagaaaaagaagaagaagaagaagaagagggaaaacaacaacaacaacaacaacaaaaagaatgagaggaaataaagagggagaaaagaaagagaaaacaaaagagaaaataaagatagaaaaagagaaacggagagaaaaagaagaaaagaaaaaaataaagaaaataaagatagagagaaagagagagaatataaagagaGGATCCTTAATGACCTAACTTCCAGACGAGACTAATGAAGCCATGAGTGATGACCTCATTagcacctgacctgacctccctgTCACCCCCACGCATCCCAgccctgcctcacacacacacacacacacacacacacacacacacacacacacacacacacacacacacacacacacacacacacacacacacacacacacacacacacacacacacacacacacacacacacacacacacacacacacacacacacacacacatacacacaaatctAGTTGCTCCACCATATTGActtagtccttcccttcctcctcctcctcctcctcctcctcctcctccttccgtcacgCTGGCCTAGACACTCACTCTATAATTATGTTATTTCAATTATCataagcctcctcctcttcctcctcctcctcttctccattttcttcctccaaacaccttccttccctccttccttccttcctccctttcttcctttcttcttcccttcttcatcttctatatcttgttcttctttccttcttcttcgatcctgtcttcatctttatctttcttttctccttttcattaacgtataaggaagaaaagaagaaaaaagtagaaatataTGGAGGTaactcgtcttctctctctctctctctctctctctctctctctctctctctctctctctctcctcctcctcctcctcctcctcctcctcctcctcctcctcctcctccacctccttctcttcttccctcctttccttcacatcatcACTTCCACAACCACCAATGttactgcctcttcttcttctttttcttcttcttcttcttcttcctcctcctcctccatcataatTTTGCTTCTTCCATCTAAACTAACATCTTCATCaccgcgttctctctctctctctctctctctctgtatgaggTTCTTGAATTATTGTActtcataaaacacacacacacacacacacacacacacacacacacacacacacacacacacacacacacacagaaaataaacAGTGGCAAACCGCATTCttccttttaatctctctctctctctctctctctctctctctctctctctctctcttccctttctttttcttttgttttgttctttcctttattttgtccTTCTATCACcttttcgaggaggaggaggaggaggaggaggaggaggaggaggattaggaggaggaggaaggaaaagaaaagaaatggaaagcaGGAAAAGTTTATAAGccaaatagaaaagaataaaaaaaaagaacaggaagaggaggaggaataggaggaggaggaggtgcataaGGAGGAGCGACAAGGCTCTTCCCTCAATATAAATAGTGTGTCGAGGAGAGAAACTTCACCGTAATTATGCTGCCTGATgcaaggtcctcctcctcctcctcctcctcctcctcctcctcctcctcctcctcctcctcctcctcatcctctttcttcttctagtgttcatcttgttcttgttctttttctctttttatttactctttccttctgattctcttttttcttttcttttgtcttcattcttcttcttttttttctcctcctcctcctcctcctcctcctcctcctcctcctcctccttcttcttctactgttctttttcttactttctttctttttggttcactgttttctcctgttttttctccctcctccttcttcttctcctcttcctcctcctcttcctgttctttgtctaattcttttttttttggttcactgtttccttctgattcttcttcttcttcttctttctcattcatctccttctcttactcttaaaatccttgttcttatttttcttatttttctggtaaactgttttctcctccttctcttcttcctcctcttcttcctcctcctcctccgtcaccatcACTTTCAACATCAAAACCGCCTACAATTATCGCCACATCCACTCGAcctgaacgaacacacacacacacacacacacacacacacacacacacacacacacacacacagacacggctGTTGTTTCGTACATGCGTCCTCTGCTTCCTCCAAGACctgccctgcctcctcctcctcctcctcttcttcttctacccgcGGGCAGGACACGACCAGAAGTGTTTTAAGTgtcagtttcctctctctctctctctctctctctctctctctctctctcatatactccGTTTagccttgcatttttttttcttcgtgtataAAACGTGTATTTGAAGCCTTTTTTCGGGGGGAAGATTATCAGAActgtatcgtttttttttttttctttattttcaagtctatttttactcctctcttttttacgttttttttcttcatcatgaCGTACGATAACATGATTGCTACCGGTATATTACAGGAacgaagggtgagggaggggaaggggggcggggagggaggtggggagacgatgggctgaagaagaagaagaagagagagagagaggagatgatttgtggggtgagaaaggaaggagggaaaggaaggaaggaaggaaggaaggaaggaatggggggagggggggggggaagttgtATGGAGTAAGAATGAATGTTTGCTTGGGGGGCGTGGCGATAGGGAGAGGGGTGGGAGGTAGGGGAGATgacggggagaagagagaggaggtggttgaaggggtgagaaaggaaggaaggaaggaatggctgGGGGCGTGGTGGTATGGAGCAAGAATGAATAAATTTgcttgagaaggaagggaagggagcggggaAGAAGGCGTAACTGGAAAgcggggtgaggggagaaggttgtaggaaaagggggaggagtaaAGAGGTAGTTTGGtttagggggagaagggagggatgggatgggaagaggggggagggggtgcaacaGGAAGGATGAGATAAAGATGAATTTCCAAGGCTTCTCCACCATGATACGGGTCTGAGATACGGGGCAGAAAGAAAAGTATTGGGTGgggcggaagggaagggggagtttGCGGGGGCGGACAGGACACGTGAGGGGGTCAGTTTTAACGTCAACACTGAATATCATAAATTAGCTGAGCGGGGCGGGGCTTGTGGGGTTTTGCGGGGCTTGGTTATTGCTGGGTTTGACGGGGCGGGATTTGACAGGGCGGGACACTTGTGGGGCGGTTAGTTTTTGCCTCAACGCTGAATATGATGAATGAGTTGAGCGGGACGGGCTTGGTGGGGTGTGGCGGGGCTTGATTATGTGGGGCGAGGGCTGTGGAGGTTGTGGGGGCGGGACAGGACAGGTGTTGGGGCCAGTTTTCGCCTGCAC
Coding sequences within:
- the LOC126985973 gene encoding runt-related transcription factor 3-like isoform X2 translates to MHLGEDMGDCWWSERALTELLGEHPGELVRTGSPNFVCTILPPHWRSNKTLPVAFKVIALGEIGDGTVVTVRAGNDENFCAELRNNSAVMKNQIAKFNDLRFVGRSGRGKSFNLTITVSTSPPQVTTYCKAIKVTVDGPREPRSKARQQQFRAFALGQRPFLDTRFSDHLRELELRRKSDSIPPSIAFKVPPTGPSTQDATSSMSLGSTDTHWSSYGGSHYSSYIPSGLTGGNSSTLQSGFSSPQTLGYTSDISQQVPLDSGSSHLSSGVVENSPSSGGDYEGLGSLQAPHSPPRHDYMLTRYSSPDLRHAPQPAPGDPRQDITCAPYTPPATTTNTAATPSAVGGLLAGASSSTGGAGGGVIAAAAAAAGTVGGGAGSYPGYLGGGYYTATTTAQGYLSPSVSLLYPHLYPQQGQLSLLDPRQPTPEQYPAAANTGGQRDYGRHDGFRDMSSAGTSTPAPHQGMMATHMAPDDNLHAIHAHDRYMSNGTRAGGPSPNDPSVWRPY
- the LOC126985973 gene encoding runt-related transcription factor 3-like isoform X4, giving the protein MHLGEDMGDCWWSERALTELLGEHPGELVRTGSPNFVCTILPPHWRSNKTLPVAFKVIALGEIGDGTVVTVRAGNDENFCAELRNNSAVMKNQIAKFNDLRFVGRSGRGKSFNLTITVSTSPPQVTTYCKAIKVTVDGPREPRSKAHATSSMSLGSTDTHWSSYGGSHYSSYIPSGLTGGNSSTLQSGFSSPQTLGYTSDISQQVPLDSGSSHLSSGVVENSPSSGGDYEGLGSLQAPHSPPRHDYMLTRYSSPDLRHAPQPAPGDPRQDITCAPYTPPATTTNTAATPSAVGGLLAGASSSTGGAGGGVIAAAAAAAGTVGGGAGSYPGYLGGGYYTATTTAQGYLSPSVSLLYPHLYPQQGQLSLLDPRQPTPEQYPAAANTGGQRDYGRHDGFRDMSSAGTSTPAPHQGMMATHMAPDDNLHAIHAHDRYMSNGTRAGGPSPNDPSVWRPY
- the LOC126985973 gene encoding runt-related transcription factor 3-like isoform X3; this translates as MHLGEDMGDCWWSERALTELLGEHPGELVRTGSPNFVCTILPPHWRSNKTLPVAFKVIALGEIGDGTVVTVRAGNDENFCAELRNNSAVMKNQIAKFNDLRFVGRSGRGKSFNLTITVSTSPPQVTTYCKAIKVTVDGPREPRSKALTWEGYPGGAYQDATSSMSLGSTDTHWSSYGGSHYSSYIPSGLTGGNSSTLQSGFSSPQTLGYTSDISQQVPLDSGSSHLSSGVVENSPSSGGDYEGLGSLQAPHSPPRHDYMLTRYSSPDLRHAPQPAPGDPRQDITCAPYTPPATTTNTAATPSAVGGLLAGASSSTGGAGGGVIAAAAAAAGTVGGGAGSYPGYLGGGYYTATTTAQGYLSPSVSLLYPHLYPQQGQLSLLDPRQPTPEQYPAAANTGGQRDYGRHDGFRDMSSAGTSTPAPHQGMMATHMAPDDNLHAIHAHDRYMSNGTRAGGPSPNDPSVWRPY
- the LOC126985973 gene encoding runt-related transcription factor 3-like isoform X1 yields the protein MHLGEDMGDCWWSERALTELLGEHPGELVRTGSPNFVCTILPPHWRSNKTLPVAFKVIALGEIGDGTVVTVRAGNDENFCAELRNNSAVMKNQIAKFNDLRFVGRSGRGKSFNLTITVSTSPPQVTTYCKAIKVTVDGPREPRSKALTWEGYPGGAYQGQQQFRAFALGQRPFLDTRFSDHLRELELRRKSDSIPPSIAFKVPPTGPSTQDATSSMSLGSTDTHWSSYGGSHYSSYIPSGLTGGNSSTLQSGFSSPQTLGYTSDISQQVPLDSGSSHLSSGVVENSPSSGGDYEGLGSLQAPHSPPRHDYMLTRYSSPDLRHAPQPAPGDPRQDITCAPYTPPATTTNTAATPSAVGGLLAGASSSTGGAGGGVIAAAAAAAGTVGGGAGSYPGYLGGGYYTATTTAQGYLSPSVSLLYPHLYPQQGQLSLLDPRQPTPEQYPAAANTGGQRDYGRHDGFRDMSSAGTSTPAPHQGMMATHMAPDDNLHAIHAHDRYMSNGTRAGGPSPNDPSVWRPY